The DNA sequence TCACCAAGCAAAATCGTTCTGATCTCCTCATTGTCTTCATCCGAATCTCCGGCAAAAACAGGACCTGCTTCCGCTTGATCCTCTTCCGGAGACTTCCCGGCCGTCCGGCCATATTCTCCGTTGTTCTGGTCAAATTCCCCGGTGTTCTGGTCATACTCGTCAATATCACCGTCATTAATATCAGCCTCATCTTCAAGACTAAACTGCCTTCTGATGCTTTCCGCATTTTCTTCGGACAGTTTGGGCTCTATATCTTTCCAATACAAGCCTCCCTCCAACAACTGCCGGAGTTCCTCAGGATCAAGCCAAATCTCTTTTTTCTTATCATTTTTCATTCTTATATTTCCCCCACAGGTTGAAAATTCAGTCGATTAAAGTATTATTTAGTAGTTCTACAAAGAAATTATTTATCCTTCGTACCGTATTTCCCAATTTAGATAAAATTTGCATCTTCTCTTTTTCAGGATAAAATAGGATTAATAACTTTGATTAGAGAAAGAAGGAACCATATGCCGTCTCTTTATCCGGAATTTAAGTTTTGTCCCGTGTGTTCTGCCGCACTGGAGTATAAACTAATTGAAGACAAAAAGAGGCAAAGCTGCCCGGCCTGTGACTATATCCACTGGGGGGAATACTCCCTGGGCGTAGGCGGTCTTTTGCTTCAAGACGACAAAGTACTCCTCGTCCAAAGAGCGCATAACCCCGGTAAAGGAAGATGGACCATTCCCGGCGGCTATGTAGAACAGAATGAAAAAATTACCCAAGCGGTTGTCAGGGAAGTCCGTGAGGAAACCGGCATCCTGTCGAAGCCTGTAAGCATTCTGGCAGTCCGCGATTACCCTGAAGATATCCCGAACGTGAAACACAATATTTATATTGTCTTCTTTCTTCGCGGTCTGGGCGGTCAATTAAAACATGATCCGGTCGAGGTAATCCAGGCCGGTTTCTACTCGCTCGAAGATTGTCGTAATTTACCTATCGCCCCGATGAGTCTTGAAGTGATCACAAAAGCAATCGAACACACCGGAAAAGAAAATCCTTTCCCAGGACTAATTCACAAAGAAGGAGTCCCTGTATTTGGTGCGCTTTCCGAACTATTCACTTTAATCTAAAAATAATTAAATTTAGGGTTAACCGTGGTACTGATTATTAAGGGATATTTTACAATAAGTAAAATATCCCTCCCTGTCACAAACTATGATCATGCTAAAACGATATTTAATTTACGGGCTGATGGGCTGGAGCCTCGAAATAATCTGGACAGGACTTGATTCTCTTATTCACGGGGATTTTCGGCTAATGGGCTTTACCAACCTTTGGATGTTTTTTATATATGGTTCCGCTGCTATTCTTGAACCTTTACACGATTTAATTTCAGGATGGAGGTGGCCTTTGAGGGGACTCGTTTGGCTCACAGCAATCTGGGGGATAGAATATTTTAGCGGTCTGTTTCTACTTAAAATTCTGGGGGTCTATCCTTGGCGGTATACGGATCCGCTGGCGATAAACGGACTCATTACACTCAGCTATGCCCCGGTATGGTTTATCGGCGGCCTTCTCTTTGAGCGGGTTCACCGTAAACTTGATGCTTTCGTTATACTCACAAACAGATATTCAGAAAGGTAAACGGTAAACAAGCTCAAGGACATACCCATATAATGATGCCTGGATGTGTATGCCTGGGTTATTCTGAGAGGATTTTTGCTAATTCTTCGGGGGTATTTACAGGCTCCCTGCAAGCAAAATCCCTGCAGACGTAAACCGATAGGTCCCTACCGACAGGGTAATCATCCATTCTTGGGATTAACTGTCCTAACGAACCGTCATTGTAGGCCACTGCAGCATATGGATGAAAATCCTTAAAAATGGCGGTCTGCATTTTTTCTAGCGTTTGATTAGCGGAAGATCCCGATAATACCAGTTCCTCGCCTTGATTTAAGGCGTATTGGATCGCCTGAAGGAAAGCTGTGTATCCCGGAGGATAGTCTTCAACAGTCGTCCGGAATGAATTGATTTGTTTTTCAGCCCGTTCTTGCCATTTTGACAGTCCGGTAAGTCTCCACAGCCTCCCTAGATTGCAGGCGCTCATTGAGTTCCCGGAAG is a window from the Dehalobacter sp. DCA genome containing:
- a CDS encoding NUDIX hydrolase, with product MPSLYPEFKFCPVCSAALEYKLIEDKKRQSCPACDYIHWGEYSLGVGGLLLQDDKVLLVQRAHNPGKGRWTIPGGYVEQNEKITQAVVREVREETGILSKPVSILAVRDYPEDIPNVKHNIYIVFFLRGLGGQLKHDPVEVIQAGFYSLEDCRNLPIAPMSLEVITKAIEHTGKENPFPGLIHKEGVPVFGALSELFTLI
- a CDS encoding putative ABC transporter permease, whose product is MLKRYLIYGLMGWSLEIIWTGLDSLIHGDFRLMGFTNLWMFFIYGSAAILEPLHDLISGWRWPLRGLVWLTAIWGIEYFSGLFLLKILGVYPWRYTDPLAINGLITLSYAPVWFIGGLLFERVHRKLDAFVILTNRYSER